The nucleotide window GATCGACTCGACGCTCTCCGTCGTCTCCAACCAGCGGGAGGTCTTTCCGATCGTCGCCACCGACGGGCGCTTCGTCGGCGGGACGGCGGCGAACTCCCTGACCGGCGGAGTCAATCCTGGCTATGTGCGCTGGGACATCGCCATGGCCTACGACTTCGACCTTCCCCAGGCCCATCCGCAGTCCGTGAAGGTCTTCGGCAAGGCCGCCAACATCCTGAACGACCAATACGAGGAATTCTTCGGCTTCCCCAGTCCCGGCTTCCACTTCATCGCCGGCGCGGACGTTCTTTTCTAACGGATAAAGAATTTCTCTCCGGGGGATATTTTTTCGCCCCACGTCGTTCAGCCGCAACGGGTCTCGCTCCGTTTCCCCCAATATTTTTCCTTAATCCTTGCGGATTTGCGCGGGCGCGTCTGCGTCGTTCGGAATTCTATGGGCTTTGGCACACGAGTTGCTTGTTCAATGGGTGTTCGCACCCATTGTTCCGATTAGCGAGGGAGGGGCCATGAAGGCTTCAAGGTTCAACTTTTTAGTGCGGTCGCCCCGGGATCCCAACACGACCTTTCTCTACAACAGCTTTCACGACAATCGCATCGTGGTGGAGGACGGAGACGTCAACCTGCGCGAGCTGTTTCAAAAGGTGCGAAAGCACGAGGCCCTCACTGAGGCGGAGGACGAAGCCGCGGACGGCCTGAAAGAAATGGGCTACCTGCTGGACGACGAGGTGGACGAGAGCGAGCTGTTCTACGATTGGTTCCGCAACCGCGTCACCGAGCAGAATGAGATCCTGACCGCGACCATCCTGACCACGCTGGCCTGCAACCTGCGCTGCACCTATTGCTACGAGAAAGACAAGCTGGGCAAATCCAAGATGACGCCCGAGACCATGCAGCGCGTGGTGGATTGGCTGAAGGCCCGCATCGACTCCACGCGGCCGGCGAAGGTCAACTTGATCTTCTTCGGCGGCGAGCCTCTGCTGAACGTCGACGCGATCCGCAAGATCAGCGGGGACATTTTTCCTTACTGCAAGGAGCGCGGCGTCGAATACACGGCCGGGATGGCGAGCAACGGAATTTTCCTGACGCCGAAGTTGGCCGACGAATTGAAGACCTACGGTTTCGAGTGGGTGAAGATCACCTTCGACGGCGACCGGGACCAGCACGACAAGAAGCGGATCTATTCGGGCGGCCGAGGCACCTTCGATCAGATCTTCAACAACCTCGAGGCCTGCGCCGGCAAGCTGAAGATCCTGCTGGGCGGCAACTTCGACCGCGAAAACGCGGACAGTTTCAAGGGCCTGCTCGAGCGCATCGCCGCCTCCAAGTTCAAGGATGACATCGTCGCCACCAACCTGAAGCCGATCATGCCGGAGATGAAGCAGCACGACCTGAACGGGATCGGGTCTTCGTGCGAGCGTTGTACCTTCAGCGACTATGAGATCAATAAGATGCTGGAGTTGCGGCGGGAGATCCGCCGCGTGGGATTGACGCCGACCGATCCGATCAATGTGGGTCCCTGCGAATACTACCGCCGGAACGCCGTGACGGTAGGGATCGACGGCCGGCTATTTAAATGCATCGCCTTCCTCGGCATCGAGGACGGTCAGATCGGCGACGTGGACCACCAGGAGTACAACGAGGTTGGTGAGGCGATGCTCTCGCTGAAGCCCCTCGAGCACAAGAAGTGCACGAAGTGTCCCTTCGTCCCGCTCTGCGCGGGAGGTTGTCGGGCCGACTCCTACAACCAGACCGGAAGTTTTGAAAACATCAGCTGTCAGCAACCGTATTTCATCAAGACTCTGCGCGAAGAACTGCCGCTTGAGTACTACGAGGGCGCGGAGTCAGCTACCCAAATGCGGGTATAACCTTGCCTGTCCATTGGGGGGTGGAAGATCCGCCTCATAGTGAGTTGGCTTCCACCTCCTTTATAGATTTTTGAATCCATAACCTAAACCAGGAGGAAACGTATGAAGGTAAAAGTTGTGAAAAAAGGTCAGAAGAGCACCAAGACCCAATTGACGGGCTGCCTCGCATACTTCTTTTAAGTGCCTCGCTCAAATTGAGCGGCCAAAATTATTTATTGTGATAAATTAAAAAAGGGCTGGTATATACTATCAGCCCCTTTTTAATTTATGCGGAACCTTATTTTTTTTCTTATTTTGGCCTTCCTATTCCAGTCCTGTAAGCAATCCAAACCCCGCCTATTTGAATCAAAAGACCTTGTCCTTGCCACGGGTATACCCATCGGTGATTTAGAGCCTTATTCTTCTCGAGAAGGAATTGGGTCTAATCTAGTCGACTTATTGTACCGACCTTTGTTTCGTCTGACCTCTCAGGGTCAAATTATTCCGGATTTGGCTCGCGAAGTAGTCTGGAATGAGAGGAGCAACACACTCAAAGTAGTTCTGAAGGCTCCTAAGGCTGACGACGTCAAAAAATCGATTGAGAAAGCTAAGAGTCTTATTGGTGGCGGCTTCTATGAGGCATTGGTGAATTTGGAGATGATCGAAATAATTTCTCCTCATGAATTGAATTTTAAACTTAAGAAATTTGATAGGGCATTTTTGTCCATTGTCGAGCACTTACCAATCATTCTATTTTCGGAGGATATTAAGACATCCGGTGAGTTTGAAATAGAGACTGTGAAGGATGAGGAAGTATCGCTTGTCCGGAAAGTAAAATCTGTCCGAACAGTCAATAAAGTCATTGTCAAGGTAATCTCGAGCCCTCGGCGTGCAATGAGAGAACTTGTCGCTGGTAACGTGGATGTGGTGATTCTGGCGAGTCGCGGAGATTATGAGATACTAAAAGATAATCCCGAAATAAAGTTTGGTGAGGTGCTTACCAATATTGTTTATTTAATCCTGGAAAACAGGAACCATCGACCAAAGGCCGAATACATCAATTGGGCTCATGTGAGTCGGTTGATCGATCGCAAGTCAATAATTTCCTCATTGGGTAAAGAAAGTGTTGCGCCGGCTGACGCTCCAGACCCCCTATACAAAAATGAGGTAGATGAAAATGGTATTAATCTTGAGGTAGGAGATCTCTCAAAAAAACGGATGTTGTCTTTATTGGGAGAGCAATCGAGAGACGTCCTGATCGGAAGGGTTCTTAAAAGGCGTTTTCAGGAAATAGGTATAGAGCTGGGCCTCCTTCCACACGATTCTAAAAGTTTTGGTCGTGAGGTCATATTTAATAAAAACTTCGATTTGGTTTTATTGCCGATCAATATCAAAGATCCAATCGTCACTAATTTTCTGGCTTTTCACACGCCAAACGGTCCTAATTCTTTAAATTATTCGGGTTATTCCAATGAGAAGGTGGATAAATTGTTGGAGGAGGCCCGCTATTCTCAAGACGAAGAGTTGGCCAGGGAATCCTATCAGAAAGCCATGAAAGCTATACGGGATGATCCCCCCGGCCTATTTTTGTTTTGGCTAAAGATTCCAATCGTGTATCGTCAATCCTGCACCGGTTTTAAATTCAGCTCCAACGAATTCTTCTCATCCCTGAAGGACGTACGTTGCGAACCTTCCGCGGTAAACTGATATTATTGTTGATCGCCTCCGCCCTGACCCCGCTCGTCTTCTACGGGGCCTTGACCCTCTACAATTCCCAGCGCACCCTCCGGAACACCATCCAGCAAAGCTACGGCGAGATCACCCGCCGGACCGCGGGCGAGATTCAGCTCTACCTCACCCACGCCCAGGCGCTCATGCAGACCTTGGTCGTCGACATCGCCAATACCAATCTTTCCCAGGAACAGACTCAGCGCATCCTCGAGAACTACGTCATCCGCTTTTCTGAATTCGAAAAAATCCTTCTCTACGACCTCTCCGGGAAGCTCGTCTTCTCGACGCGGCTGCAAAAAGAGGACCCCGACCTGCCGGGCGAGGCGTTGATTCGCGAGGCCTTATCGGACCGCGAGGTCTTCTCCGACGCCTATCTCTCGGAAGATCTCACGCCCGTGATCTGGTTCGTCCTCCCCATGAAGGGCAACGACCGCGTTTCCGGCGCGCTCGCCGCGCAGATCGATCTCATGCGGATGTGGGAATGGGTCTCCAATACCAAGCTCGGGAAACGCGGCTACGTCTCGGTCGTCGACGCCGCGGGCAAGGTCGTCGCTTCCGGAGACCCCTATTATAAAAAGGCGATTCTTTCCTCGGAGACGCCGGTCATCTTTCAGGGTTTTCAAAAAACCAAAGAATCCGACTTCCCCACGGTTCGTGAGACCGTCCACGGACCTTCCTTGATGAGCGTACGCCCGGTCTCGGAGTCTCCGCCCTGGTTCATCGTCTTGGCGCAGCCCACACGGGAGGCCTTCGCCGACCTTCGCTTGATGACCTGGGAATGGGTCGCCTTGATCGGCGGCTCCCTGGTCCTGATGTTGGTCGCCGCCGCGGCCGTCAGCCGGCGCTTGTTTCTAGGGCCGGTGCGGCATTTGATGAAGGCCACCCAGGCCCTCGGCCGGGGCGACTTAAGCTACCGCGTTCCGCCCCTCGGCCGGGACGAGCTAGGCCAACTGGGAGAGAGCTTCAACCGGATGAGCGAGGATCTGGCCGCCCTGCAAGAGACCGCGCGCCGGCAGGAGCGCCTGGCGATGTTCGGGCGCATCGCCTCGGGGCTGGCCCATGACCTCAAGCATCCGGTGAAAAACATCGAGAACGCCGCGAAGGTCATGGAGACGATGTACGAGGATCCGAATTACCGTGAGACCTTCACCCGTATCGTGAAGCGGGAGTTCTCGCGGATCAACCACTTCCTCGAAGACCTGCGCAATCTCACCCACGAGATGCCTTATCACCCCATCTCCTTCGATCTCGGGAAACAGCTGGCCGAGGTGGCGGAGAGCTTCCAGCTCGAGGCGCGGAACAAGGGGGCCTGGCTGGAGGTCCGCGTCGAGCCTCAGCCCTGCATCGTGGTGGGGGACGTCTTCCTGCTTCGGCGAGTCTTCGAAAACCTCACCTCCAATGCCTTGCAGGCCCTCGACAAACCCGAGGGGCGGGTGGAGTTGTCGGTCCGGATCGAGGGCGAAAAGGTCCTGGCCACGGTCCGCGACAACGGTTCCGGCATCCCCGAGGAGAAGCTTGCGGGGCTCTTTGAAGAGTTCGTGACGACTAAACGCAAGGGCCTGGGGCTTGGCTTGGCGATCGCCAAGAAAATCTTGGCCCTGCACCAGGGCAGCATCTCCGTGGAGAGCCGCCTCGGGGAGGGAACGAGCTTCCATCTGGTCTGGCCGGTGCGGGCTGGATAAATTTTTTCCGGGTTTGGGGCTCGGGCTCGGATAAATTTTTATCCCGATCGAACCGGGGCGCCTGTCCCATAATCAGAATAAAATCTTTATATTTCAATAACTTAAAACTTATTTTTCTCGACAGGAAAGATTGGCACCGGCTTTGCTATATAATTGGGTGTTCTTTGCAAATCGACAGCGGACAGGAGAAAGTCGAGCTTAGTCATGACTCGAGAGACCATCGCTCAAGAAGAGTGGAAAGGCTATCAAGTCTCTCTATACAAGACTCGATTGGCGGACGGAAGGCAGCGCTTCATGGCTGAGGCGCGCCTCGAAGACGGAGACAAATTTTTAGTAGATCATTGGAATCTGTCTTCGTTGCAGCGAATCATCAAAGAGCTGATGCCGGTAGTTCAAATGGCAAAGGCCTGGCACAACGGATCGTTGCGAACCGTCAATTAGCATAGTATAATAAATGAGTTTCCTTACCCGGAACCTTGGACGATTGGAGGCGGGGTCTCCCCCCTCCAGTCCAAGGTTTTTTTTTGCCCTCACCAGGACCGAATCGCCTCTCCCTTTGCCAGTTCCAGACCGCGGGGGGCCAGGGCCTGCAGTTGCCGTGGATCGTGGCTCACTAAGATCATCGACATGCCCGCAGCGGCGGCTTCTTTAAGGGTGGCCTCGATGGCCTCTTTGGAGGCCTGATCCAAGGCCGAGGTGGGTTCATCTAACAATAGAATTTTCGGTTGAATGGCCAGGGCCCTCGCCAAGGCGACGCGCTGGGCCTCGCCGACGGAGAGGCGCTTGGGATGCTCTTCCAACAGGTCGGCTTCGAGGTGGACGCGGCGGAGCAGGGCTTCGCCCCATACGCGGCCGGGCTTGGGACCTAGGTCAGGGTTCTCCGAGAAGCCCAATCCCAAGCGCAGCTCCTCCGCAACCGTATCGCAGAGCAGGGTGGGAGTCTGAAATACCAGGGTGATCGCGCGGCGCAGGCGCCGCGGCGCGATGGACAAAACATTCTCGCCTTCGAAACTCGCGTCACCCTCGGTGGGCTCCTCGAGGCGGCAGAGCAGGCGCAGCAGGGTGCTTTTCCCGCTCCCCGAACGTCCCGCGACCCCGAAGATCTCCCCGGTCCTCAAGGAAAAACCAATATTTTTAACGATATAGCCGTCCCCCTTGCGGAGGCCCAGGCCCTCGACCTGAAGCAGCGCCGACATCGCCGATTTCTCCTTGACGCGTCTTGTCGCACCGTGTTAGCGCCGTGAATGAATAGCCATTCAGTACGCGAATGGACGGCCGATGCCCTTGAACGCGCAAAAAACAGGCTCTGAAAAGTACCAGAAGATCATCCAGGCGGCAACGAAGGTCTTCGCGCAAAAGGGCTTCTACAACTCGAAGGTGGCGGACGTCGCCAAGGAAGCCAAGGTCGCCGACGGCACGATCTACCTGTACTTCAAGAACAAAGACGACCTGCTCATTTCCATCTTTGAAAACAGCATGGATACCTTCAGCGGCGAGATGCAAAAAATCGTCGCGGGGGTCTCCGACCCGATCGAGAAGCTGCGGCGCTTCATCAAGCTGCACCTCGAGCTGGTCCGCGAGAACCAGGACACCGCCCAGGTCCTGCAGATCGAGCTGCGGCAGTCCTCGAAGTTCATGAAGGAATACGCCGCCACCAAGTTTCGGGACTACCTCGGGCACATCGCGTTGATCCTGGAAGAGGGGCAGGCGAAGGGCGTGTTCAAAAAGTCGGTCAACCCGCTGATCGTCAAGCGGGCGATCTTCGGCGCGGTCGACGAGATGGCCCTGGACTGGGTGCTGATGAAGAAAAAGAAATACACCATGGAGGAAGTCGCCGAGCAGCTTTGCTCCATGTTCATCGAGGGATTGAAGGCATGATCGGATTCGAGCTCAGCGAAGAACAGAAGGCCCTGGTCGAGACGGCGCACAAGTTCGCCGAAAACGAAATCCGTCCGGTCGCGGCCAAATTCGACGAAAGCGGCGAGTTTCCCTACGAGGTCCTGAAGAAGGCCTGGGAGACCGGCCTGATGGGTGAAAACGTCCCCGTCGACAACGGCGGCATGGGCCTGGGCTGCCTCGAGTCCGTGCTGATCGCCGAAGAGCTCTACTGGGGCTGCGCCGGCATCGCCACCTCCGCCGTCTGCAACGCCCTGGCCTTGGGCCCCATCGTCATCGCCGGCAGCCCCGAGCAAAAAGAAAAATTCCTCCGCCCCTTCACCGAATCTTTCAAGATCGCCTCCTTCGCCCTCACCGAGCCGGCCTCCGGCTCCGACGTCGCGAGCATGCGCACGGTCTACAAGAAGGACGGCGAAGGCTTCGTGCTCAACGGCAGCAAACAGTGGATCACCAACGCCGGCTACGCCGACCTGATGACCGTCTTCGCCAGCGCCGACCCGGCGAAAGGCGCCAAGGCCATCTCGGCCTTCGTGGTCGACGCCAAGGCCCCCGGCGTGATCGTCGGCAAGAAAGAGCACAAGCTCGGCCAGTGCGCCTCCGATACCCGCGCCGTCACCTTCGAGAACGTCCGCGTGCCCAAAGAAAACCTGCTCGGCGCGGAGGGCGAGGGCTTCAAGATCGCGATGAAGAACCTCGACAAGTCGCGCCCGGGCATCGGCGCCGCGGCGGTAGGTCTGGCGCGGGCCGCCCTCGAGTACAGCATCCAATACGCCAAAGAGCGCACGACCTTCGGCAAGCCCCTGGCCGAACATCAAGCCATCCAGTTCATGATCGCCGACATGGCCAAGGCCATCGAGGCCTCGCGCCTGCTGTGCTGGCAGGCCGCCTGGCTGGGCGACCAGGGCAGGCCCAACAACAAAGAGTCCGCCTACGCGAAGTGCTTCGCCTCGGACACCGCGATGCAGGTGACGACCGACGCGATCCAGATTTACGGGGGCTACGGCTATTCGAAGGAATACCCCGTCGAGAAGCTGTTCCGCGACGCCAAGCTCATTCAGATTTACGAAGGTGCGAACCAAATCCAGCGGATGGTCATCGCCAAGCATCTGCTGTTCAAATGAATTTCTTTTAGCTTAAGGAGGCTGCATGAAGATCGCCGTACTGATCAAACAGGTACCGGATACCGAAACCAAGATCAAAACCAAGGCCGACGGCTCGGGCATCGAGGCCGAGGGCGTCAAGTACATCGTCGGCCCCTACGATGAGTTCGCCATCGAGGAGGCGATTAAGACCAAGGAAAAGAACGCCGGCAGCGAAGTCACCGTCGTGTCCCTCGGGCCCGCGCGTTGCGTCGAGGCCATCCGCACCGCCCTCGCGATGGGCTGCGACAAGGCCATCCACATCGACGACGAGGGGATCAGTCCCGACGCCTACGTCACCGCCAAGGCCCTGGCCAAGGGGATTGCTGACAAGGGCTTCGAGATCGTCTTCACCGGCAAGCAGGCCATCGATCTCGACAACGGCCAAACCACCCAACAGGTCGCCGAGTTCCTCGGCTGGCCGCAGGTGACCATCCTCGAGAAGCTCGAGATCGCCGGCGGCAAGGCCACCGCCACCCGCCGCATCAGCGGCGGCAAGGAGGTCTACGAGGTCCCGCTGCCCGCGATCTTCGGCTGCGAGAAGGGGCTCAACACCCCGCGCTACGCCTCGTTGCCTGGCATCATGAAGGCCAAGACCAAGCCGGTCGAGACCCTCAAGCTCAGCGCGGTGAAGGGCGACGCCCAACCGAAGCTCACGTTCAGCAATTTCCGGCTCCCGCCCGAGAAGGCCCCCGGAAAAATGATCCAAGGCGACGCGGCGACCCAGGTGAAAGAGCTGGTCCGCCTGCTCCGTGAAGAAGCGAAAGTCATCTAAATGCGTAGGGGCGAACCTTGTGTTCGCCCTCCCCGTAGGCAGGGGGCGAACACAAGGTTCGCCCCTACAGAAATAGGAGAAACACAATGGGTAACGTTTTAATCTTCGCCGAACACCAAGACGGCAAACTGAAAAAGACCTCCCTCGAGCTCGCCAGCAAGGCGGCCGAGCTGGCCGCTAAGAGCGGCGGCCAGGCCGAGGCGGTCCTCATCGGCAACGGCATCGACGCCCTCGCCAACGAGCTCGCGCCCTACGGGATCAAGAAGGTCACGATCCTGCAGAGCCCCAAGCTCGACAAGTACAACAGCATCGGCTACGTCAACGTACTGGCCGGCCTGGTCAAAGAGCTCAACCCCGACATCCTCCTGGCCACCGCCTCCCCCGCGGGGAAAGACTTCTTCCCCCGCCTGGCGGCCCGCCTTGACACCGGTCTGGCGGCCGACGCGGTCGACCTCAAGATCGACGGCGACGGGAAGCTGTTGGCCACCCACCCGATCTACTCGGGCAAGGCGCTGGTCGACATCAAGATCCCCAATTCCAAGCCGCAGATGGCGCTGATCCGGCCCAACTCCTTCGGCGTGGGCGCCCCGCAGGCCGGCGCGACGGCCGAGGTCCTCAAGAAGGACGTCGACCCGGGCGACGTGAAGGCCGAGATGAAAGAGCTCGTCAAGGCGGCCAGCGACAAGGCCGACCTGACCGAGGCCGAGATCATCGTCTCGGGCGGCCGCGCCATGAAAGAGGCGGCCAACTTCAAGATCCTGCAAGAGCTGGCCGACGTAATCGGCGCCACCGTCGGCGCCTCCCGCGCGGCGGTCGATTCGGGCTATGCCCCGCACGACATGCAGGTCGGCCAGACCGGCAAGGTCGTCAACCCCAAGCTCTACCTCGCCTTCGGCATCAGCGGCGCGATTCAGCACTTGGCCGGGATGCGCACCTCGAAGGTGATCGTGGCGGTCAACAAGGACCCCGAAGCCCCGATCTTCCAAAAGGCCGATTACGGCATTGTCGGAGACCTCTTCGAAATCGTACCCTTGTTGACGTCCGAGTTTAAGCGGGTCTTAAGCGAGTAGTCGGCGGAGGGCCCGCCTTCGGGCGGGCCCGACGCGGTATTTTCAATCATAAGGAAGCCGGTAGGGCGGTCCGCCCCTAAGGAGAAATCGCATGTACGCCAAAAAACGCCAAGGCGCTAGCTGGTTGCTGTCCCGGGTCGGTGAAGAGGAGATCTTCATCCCCGAAAACATGAACGACGAGCAGAAACAGATGGGACAGACCGTCAAGGACTTCGTCGAGAAGGAAGTCTGGCCCTGCAACGAGAAGATCGAGCACAAAGAGCCGGGCGTCTCCGACGGCCTGCTGCGCAAGGCGGGCGAGATCGGTCTGTTGATGGCGGAAATCCCCGAGTCCTACGGCGGATTGGGCTTGGGCAAGGTGGCCTGCACGGTCATGAGCGAGAACGCCACCAAGCAGGGCTCCTGGACCGTCTCCTACATGTGCCACACCGGCATCGGCACGCTGCCCATCCTCTACTTCGGCACCCCCGAGCAGAAGGAAAAATACCTGCCCAAGTTGGCCAGCGGCGAGTACATCGGCGCCTATGCCCTCACCGAGGCGGGCTCCGGCTCCGACGCCTTGGCGGCCAAGACCAAGGCCGTGCTCTCGCCCGACGGCAAGCACTACATCCTCAACGGCGAGAAGATGTTCATCACCAACGGCGCCTGGGCCGACGTGATCACCGTCTTCGCCAAGATCGACGGCGAGCACTTTACCGGCTTCATCGTCGAGAAGGGCTTCGAGGGCGTGAGCGCGGGCAAAGAGGAAGTGAAGATGGGCATCCACGGCTCCTCCACCGTGCCCATCATCCTGCAGGACGCCAAGGTCCCGGTCGAGAACGTCCTGGGCGAGATCGGCAAGGGCCACAAGATCGCCTTCAACGTCCTCAACGTGGGCCGCTGGAAGCTCGGCGCCGCGACGGTCGGCGGCTGCAAGCGCGTCATGGAGCACACCATCCGCTACGTGAAAGAGCGCAAGCAGTTCGGCCAGCCGCTCTCCACCTTCGAGATCATCCAGAATAAGATCGCCGACTGCGTGATCAAGACCTACGTCACCGAGAGCATGATGTACCGCTACGCGGGCACTCTCGACGACGCGATCGGGACGCTGGACAAGGCCGATCCCGACTACGACAAGAAGTCCCTCAAGATGGTCGAGGAGTACGCGATCGAGGCCTCGATCTGCAAGGTCTACGGCTCCGAGGCCCTGGACTTCGTCGCTGACGAGGGCGTGCAGATGCACGGCGGCTAC belongs to Deltaproteobacteria bacterium PRO3 and includes:
- a CDS encoding radical SAM protein; the protein is MKASRFNFLVRSPRDPNTTFLYNSFHDNRIVVEDGDVNLRELFQKVRKHEALTEAEDEAADGLKEMGYLLDDEVDESELFYDWFRNRVTEQNEILTATILTTLACNLRCTYCYEKDKLGKSKMTPETMQRVVDWLKARIDSTRPAKVNLIFFGGEPLLNVDAIRKISGDIFPYCKERGVEYTAGMASNGIFLTPKLADELKTYGFEWVKITFDGDRDQHDKKRIYSGGRGTFDQIFNNLEACAGKLKILLGGNFDRENADSFKGLLERIAASKFKDDIVATNLKPIMPEMKQHDLNGIGSSCERCTFSDYEINKMLELRREIRRVGLTPTDPINVGPCEYYRRNAVTVGIDGRLFKCIAFLGIEDGQIGDVDHQEYNEVGEAMLSLKPLEHKKCTKCPFVPLCAGGCRADSYNQTGSFENISCQQPYFIKTLREELPLEYYEGAESATQMRV
- a CDS encoding ABC transporter substrate-binding protein, which encodes MRNLIFFLILAFLFQSCKQSKPRLFESKDLVLATGIPIGDLEPYSSREGIGSNLVDLLYRPLFRLTSQGQIIPDLAREVVWNERSNTLKVVLKAPKADDVKKSIEKAKSLIGGGFYEALVNLEMIEIISPHELNFKLKKFDRAFLSIVEHLPIILFSEDIKTSGEFEIETVKDEEVSLVRKVKSVRTVNKVIVKVISSPRRAMRELVAGNVDVVILASRGDYEILKDNPEIKFGEVLTNIVYLILENRNHRPKAEYINWAHVSRLIDRKSIISSLGKESVAPADAPDPLYKNEVDENGINLEVGDLSKKRMLSLLGEQSRDVLIGRVLKRRFQEIGIELGLLPHDSKSFGREVIFNKNFDLVLLPINIKDPIVTNFLAFHTPNGPNSLNYSGYSNEKVDKLLEEARYSQDEELARESYQKAMKAIRDDPPGLFLFWLKIPIVYRQSCTGFKFSSNEFFSSLKDVRCEPSAVN
- a CDS encoding sensor histidine kinase; translation: MRTFRGKLILLLIASALTPLVFYGALTLYNSQRTLRNTIQQSYGEITRRTAGEIQLYLTHAQALMQTLVVDIANTNLSQEQTQRILENYVIRFSEFEKILLYDLSGKLVFSTRLQKEDPDLPGEALIREALSDREVFSDAYLSEDLTPVIWFVLPMKGNDRVSGALAAQIDLMRMWEWVSNTKLGKRGYVSVVDAAGKVVASGDPYYKKAILSSETPVIFQGFQKTKESDFPTVRETVHGPSLMSVRPVSESPPWFIVLAQPTREAFADLRLMTWEWVALIGGSLVLMLVAAAAVSRRLFLGPVRHLMKATQALGRGDLSYRVPPLGRDELGQLGESFNRMSEDLAALQETARRQERLAMFGRIASGLAHDLKHPVKNIENAAKVMETMYEDPNYRETFTRIVKREFSRINHFLEDLRNLTHEMPYHPISFDLGKQLAEVAESFQLEARNKGAWLEVRVEPQPCIVVGDVFLLRRVFENLTSNALQALDKPEGRVELSVRIEGEKVLATVRDNGSGIPEEKLAGLFEEFVTTKRKGLGLGLAIAKKILALHQGSISVESRLGEGTSFHLVWPVRAG
- a CDS encoding ATP-binding cassette domain-containing protein; translated protein: MSALLQVEGLGLRKGDGYIVKNIGFSLRTGEIFGVAGRSGSGKSTLLRLLCRLEEPTEGDASFEGENVLSIAPRRLRRAITLVFQTPTLLCDTVAEELRLGLGFSENPDLGPKPGRVWGEALLRRVHLEADLLEEHPKRLSVGEAQRVALARALAIQPKILLLDEPTSALDQASKEAIEATLKEAAAAGMSMILVSHDPRQLQALAPRGLELAKGEAIRSW
- a CDS encoding TetR/AcrR family transcriptional regulator; translation: MPLNAQKTGSEKYQKIIQAATKVFAQKGFYNSKVADVAKEAKVADGTIYLYFKNKDDLLISIFENSMDTFSGEMQKIVAGVSDPIEKLRRFIKLHLELVRENQDTAQVLQIELRQSSKFMKEYAATKFRDYLGHIALILEEGQAKGVFKKSVNPLIVKRAIFGAVDEMALDWVLMKKKKYTMEEVAEQLCSMFIEGLKA
- a CDS encoding acyl-CoA dehydrogenase — translated: MGFELSEEQKALVETAHKFAENEIRPVAAKFDESGEFPYEVLKKAWETGLMGENVPVDNGGMGLGCLESVLIAEELYWGCAGIATSAVCNALALGPIVIAGSPEQKEKFLRPFTESFKIASFALTEPASGSDVASMRTVYKKDGEGFVLNGSKQWITNAGYADLMTVFASADPAKGAKAISAFVVDAKAPGVIVGKKEHKLGQCASDTRAVTFENVRVPKENLLGAEGEGFKIAMKNLDKSRPGIGAAAVGLARAALEYSIQYAKERTTFGKPLAEHQAIQFMIADMAKAIEASRLLCWQAAWLGDQGRPNNKESAYAKCFASDTAMQVTTDAIQIYGGYGYSKEYPVEKLFRDAKLIQIYEGANQIQRMVIAKHLLFK
- a CDS encoding electron transfer flavoprotein subunit beta/FixA family protein — encoded protein: MKIAVLIKQVPDTETKIKTKADGSGIEAEGVKYIVGPYDEFAIEEAIKTKEKNAGSEVTVVSLGPARCVEAIRTALAMGCDKAIHIDDEGISPDAYVTAKALAKGIADKGFEIVFTGKQAIDLDNGQTTQQVAEFLGWPQVTILEKLEIAGGKATATRRISGGKEVYEVPLPAIFGCEKGLNTPRYASLPGIMKAKTKPVETLKLSAVKGDAQPKLTFSNFRLPPEKAPGKMIQGDAATQVKELVRLLREEAKVI
- a CDS encoding electron transfer flavoprotein subunit alpha/FixB family protein, whose protein sequence is MGNVLIFAEHQDGKLKKTSLELASKAAELAAKSGGQAEAVLIGNGIDALANELAPYGIKKVTILQSPKLDKYNSIGYVNVLAGLVKELNPDILLATASPAGKDFFPRLAARLDTGLAADAVDLKIDGDGKLLATHPIYSGKALVDIKIPNSKPQMALIRPNSFGVGAPQAGATAEVLKKDVDPGDVKAEMKELVKAASDKADLTEAEIIVSGGRAMKEAANFKILQELADVIGATVGASRAAVDSGYAPHDMQVGQTGKVVNPKLYLAFGISGAIQHLAGMRTSKVIVAVNKDPEAPIFQKADYGIVGDLFEIVPLLTSEFKRVLSE
- a CDS encoding acyl-CoA dehydrogenase is translated as MYAKKRQGASWLLSRVGEEEIFIPENMNDEQKQMGQTVKDFVEKEVWPCNEKIEHKEPGVSDGLLRKAGEIGLLMAEIPESYGGLGLGKVACTVMSENATKQGSWTVSYMCHTGIGTLPILYFGTPEQKEKYLPKLASGEYIGAYALTEAGSGSDALAAKTKAVLSPDGKHYILNGEKMFITNGAWADVITVFAKIDGEHFTGFIVEKGFEGVSAGKEEVKMGIHGSSTVPIILQDAKVPVENVLGEIGKGHKIAFNVLNVGRWKLGAATVGGCKRVMEHTIRYVKERKQFGQPLSTFEIIQNKIADCVIKTYVTESMMYRYAGTLDDAIGTLDKADPDYDKKSLKMVEEYAIEASICKVYGSEALDFVADEGVQMHGGYGYIQEYPVEAFYRNSRINRIYEGTNEINRMIIPGTLLKRAMKGEIDLMGEIQRILVQLKEGFPKETDQRVLVNRTNLVNQAKKLAVYVSGVAVQKYMAEIKDRQSFMVAMADFIIEIYAMESALLRSLQLIKQQGEEKSRIPIAITKIYVTEKCMELANMARQFCANVAKGDDAAYEKYDKAIGRILDVKPIDTLNLRLQIAQHAIESDGYAI